A region from the Gossypium hirsutum isolate 1008001.06 chromosome A08, Gossypium_hirsutum_v2.1, whole genome shotgun sequence genome encodes:
- the LOC107951971 gene encoding pentatricopeptide repeat-containing protein At5g11310, mitochondrial — protein MKSLYQQQRRFLLLNVNYLRRLFFSDQSRISKKGDPSMKWPSPSSSPLSNTRPHPAPTSGFSQNKFSIISNLLKDPAITSSSSFESALDQTRVDPDPDLVQAIFERFDSSPKLLHNLFLWAEKKPGFESSATLFNSMINILGKARKFEDAWILVLDRIDVGKEGSNLVSVNTFIILIRRYARAGMTQPAIRTFEFASCLDKICSSNDKSNLFEIILDSLSKEGHVGVASEYFSRKKETDLCWVPSIKVYNMLLNGWLRLRKLKHAEKLWLDMKKNGVSPSVVSYGTLIEGYCTMRRIERAMELVDEMKGVGIQPNLKVYNPIIDALGEAGRLKDALVMMGQVLFCELSPDISTYNSLVKGYCKSKDLAGASKILNMMISRGCIPTTTTYNYFFRYFLKFRKIEEAMNLYTKIIQSGHTPDRLTYQVLLKLLCEEERLDLAVQVSKEMMVRGYDRDLASSTMLVHLLCKMHRFEDAFREFEDMIQRGLAPQYLTFQRMNDELKKRGMTKMASKLCGFMSSIHSSKKLPNTYGGDEDSSQARRTSIRQLSDMLKTCNGPRELVKHRFLSEDAVSRAGQLIEIIKKRAKETSMNS, from the exons ATGAAATCTCTCTACCAGCAGCAACGCCGTTTCCTTCTTCTGAATGTAAATTATCTGCGAAGGCTATTCTTCTCCGATCAATCACGGATTTCCAAAAAAGGTGACCCTTCTATGAAGTGGCCCTCACCGTCTTCATCTCCTCTTTCTAACACCAGACCTCACCCAGCTCCCACCTCCGGTTTCTCCCAAAACAAATTTTCCATCATCTCCAATCTCCTCAAAGACCCAGCCATTACCTCCAGTTCATCTTTCGAGTCCGCTTTGGACCAAACAAGGGTAGACCCTGACCCGGATCTGGTCCAAGCAATATTCGAACGCTTTGATTCTTCTCCAAAATTGTTGCATAATTTATTTCTTTGGGCTGAAAAGAAACCTGGGTTTGAATCCTCTGCGACGTTGTTTAATTCAATGATCAATATACTTGGTAAAGCTAGGAAGTTTGAGGACGCCTGGATTTTGGTTCTTGATCGGATTGATGTTGGGAAGGAGGGTTCCAATTTGGTTTCTGTCAATACCTTTATAATTTTGATCAGACGGTACGCTCGCGCTG GTATGACTCAGCCTGCTATCCGGACATTTGAATTTGCAAGCTGTTTAGATAAAATTTGCAGTTCTAATGACAAAAGTAatctttttgaaataattttggaCTCACTAAGTAAGGAAGGGCACGTTGGGGTGGCAAGTGAATATTTCTCTAGAAAAAAGGAGACAGATCTTTGTTGGGTTCCATCAATCAAGGTTTATAACATGCTATTAAATGGATGGTTACGGTTGAGAAAGCTCAAGCATGCAGAGAAACTTTGGTTGGACATGAAAAAGAATGGTGTGTCACCTAGTGTTGTATCATATGGTACCTTAATAGAAGGATACTGTACTATGCGTCGTATTGAGAGGGCAATGGAATTGGTTGATGAAATGAAGGGAGTAGGAATTCAGCCGAACTTAAAAGTATACAATCCAATTATTGATGCACTGGGGGAAGCAGGTAGGTTAAAGGATGCATTAGTGATGATGGGACAAGTTTTGTTCTGTGAACTTAGCCCTGATATTTCGACATATAACTCTTTAGTAAAAGGTTATTGCAAGTCCAAAGATTTAGCAGGAGCTAGTAAAATACTTAATATGATGATTAGCAGGGGTTGCATCCCAACCACTACAACCTACAATTATTTCTTTCGATATTTCTTGAAATTCAGGAAAATTGAGGAAGCAATGAACCTTTATACAAAGATCATTCAGTCTGGTCATACTCCTGATCGGCTTACTTACCAGGTTTTGTTGAAGCTTCTGTGTGAGGAGGAGAGGTTGGACTTGGCAGTTCAGGTTAGCAAAGAAATGATGGTGAGGGGATACGATAGGGACTTGGCTTCTAGCACTATGTTGGTTCATTTGCTTTGCAAAATGCATAGGTTTGAAGATGCTTTTAGGGAGTTTGAGGACATGATACAAAGGGGTTTGGCTCCACAATACCTCACTTTCCAGAGAATGAATGATGAGTTAAAGAAAAGGGGAATGACCAAGATGGCAAGTAAACTATGTGGTTTTATGAGTTCTATCCATTCTTCCAAAAAATTGCCCAATACATATGGTGGAGATGAGGACTCATCACAAGCAAGGAGGACATCCATAAGGCAGTTGTCTGATATGCTAAAAACATGTAATGGTCCAAGAGAACTTGTTAAGCATAGATTTTTATCTGAAGATGCTGTGTCAAGAGCTGGCCAGTTGATCGAGATTATCAAGAAAAGAGCTAAAGAAACAAGTATGAATAGTTAA
- the LOC107954121 gene encoding uncharacterized protein produces the protein MQEGWNLRDIPLPPRKQPIEDLQGEIQQPPQLPMENKTLCDYLMPNLDAIRELLEKMPKYAKFLREVMSRQRIVGRREQIILNKECSAVVSRKVPPKLKDPNSFTIPAEIGGVSFGKALCDLGASINLMPLSIYKRFGLGELKEMEVTLQLADRSLVCPKGFLEDVLVRVRQFIFRIDFIMLEFEEDLEIPILLGRPFLTIYRATIDVGWGELIMDNKGETKVFKCVKPESKFEEASPSQAK, from the exons ATGCAAGAAGGGTGGAACTTACGAGATATTCCATTGCCACCAAGAAAGCAACCTATCGAAGATTTGCAAGGAGAAATTCAACAACCACCACAACTACCCATGGAGAACAAAACTTTGTGCGACTATTTGATGCCCAACTTAGATGCTATTCGAG AACTTCTTGAGAAGATGCCCAAATATGCTAAGTTTCTTAGGGAAGTAATGTCTCGTCAGAGGATAGTAGGGAGAAGAGAGCAAATTATACTTAATAAAGAATGTAGTGCAGTAGTTTCTAGGAAAGTTCCTCCCAAACTAAAGGATCCCAATAGCTTTACCATCCCCGCTGAGATAGGAGGAGTGAGTTTTGGGAAGGCCCTCTGTGACCTAGGAGCCAGTATCAACCTCATGCCATTGTCAATTTATAAAAGGTTTGGCTTGGGAGAGCTTAAAGAAATGGAAGTCACATTGCAGTTAGCTGATCGATCTTTAGTATGCCCTAAGGGATTCCTTGAAGATGTGTTAGTGAGGGTTAGACAATTCATTTTTCGTATCGACTTTATTATGCTTGAGTTCGAGGAGGATCTAGAAATTCCTATACTCTTAGGGAGACCTTTCTTAACCATATATAGGGCCACTATAGATGTAGGATGGGGCGAATTGATTATGGATAACAAAGGGGAAACCAAGGTTTTCAAATGTGTCAAGCCTGAGTCTAAGTTTGAGGAGGCGTCACCATCACAAGCCAAGTGA